One Corynebacterium aurimucosum genomic window, CGTCGCTGGTTTGCCGCCAGAGGGCGTAGCCGAACTCGGACGCTAAGATGAGCGAATTGCGCCAGGTACCGGTTGATGGGACGCCGAAAGTCCTCCTTTCTCCCCGTCAGTTTCAGGCCGGTGCCGCCCGCTTAGCTGCGGGCACCGGGCCGTTTGCCATCGACACCGAACGCGCCTCGTCCTACCGTTTTGATGACCGCGCCTTCCTCGTGCAAATCCGCCGAGAGGGTGCAGGCACGTTCTTGTTCGCCCCGGAGCATCACCGCGATGAGCTCCGCGCAGCACTCGCACCGGTGCTCAATGGGCAAGAGTGGGTGGTCCATGCCGCCCCTTCCGATCTCCCAAGCCTAGCGTGGCTGGGCCTATATCCGGGCATGCTGTTCGATACCGAGCTAGCTGCCCGCTTCGCCGGTTTCGCACACCCTAACTTGGCCGCAATGGTGCTGGAGCTTTTCGACGTTGAACTGGAAAAAGGCTACGGCGATTCCGACTGGTCCGAAACCCCCATCCCGCGGAAGTGGCGCAATTATGCGGCGCTCGACGTGGAGCTTCTCAACGAGCTCGCCGTGACACTGCGAGATATTCTTGCGGAACAGGACAAGCTCGACTGGGCCTATGAAGAGTTTGAGCGGATTGTCGAAGACCACGCCCGCATCACTGGGCCTGAGCCCAGGTCGTGGCGGGCCCTCAAGGGTGTCTCCTCTCTGCGCTCCCGAGAGCAACTCGTGGTAGCCCGTGAACTGTGGCAGCGACGCGAATCCATCGCCCGCTCCCAAGACATCGCCCCTAACCGAGTACTGCCGCACCGTGTGCTCGTCGACATCGCGCGCCGCGTGCCCCGGTCGCCGCACGAAATCAATCAAGTTAAAGGCTTCCCCCGCCGCCGCGGCGGCGCCACCTTGCGCTGGTTCGATGCCGTCGAGACCGCCCTTGCTAGCCCGCGCCAGCAGTGGCCGAAGGCGTTGCGCAGCCCACGCCCGGTTCCTTCCAAATCAGCTTTTAACCGAGATTTCCCCGAGCTGTGGCAGCTCTATACCGAGATCCGTAGTGATTTCGAGGCTCTCGGTGAAGAGCTGGGCATGAGCTACGAGCTGATCCTCAAACCCAGCTTGGTCCGCGCTGTAGTCTGGGCGGCCTGCGGACCTGAAGGCGGTGTGGCGGGCGAAATCGCAGCAGACGCCGATATCCCCGATTTCCTGCGTTCCCAAGGCGCGCGCGAATGGCAGGTAGAGCTGTCCACGCCGCTCCTGCGTCGCGGTCTAGCGCGAATACGCTCTATGCCACCGCGCCTCTAGCTCCGAGCAGCTACCCACTCATTCACGGAGTCCGTGATTCCCTCCGGGGTCAACCCGAATTCCTCAAGGATTTCTCCGCGGCTGGCATGCTTGGGGAAGCACCCAGGAACACCAAGGCGGTGGACTGGGGTATCCACATCCGCGGCGTCGAGTGCTTCCGCCACCATGGAACCCACGCCGCCCCGCAAGAGGCCATCCTCTACCGTGACCACAAGATCATGATCAGCAGCGAGTGCAACGATGGATTGCGGGACCGGCACCGGCCAGCGCGGATCCACGACGGTGACGTTGAAGCCTTGGGCTTCGAGCAGCTCAGCTGCTCCCAGGGAACGCGCACTCATGGCACCGATAGCGACGATAAGTACATCAGTGGCCACCGCCGCAGCAGCATCGGAATAGCTCAGGATATCTACCCCGTCATCGAGGCGCTTGAGTTCGTCGCGGTCATCAAGGAGGTTGCCCTTGGGAAAGCGCACCACCGTGGGGCCATCCTCAATAGCGATGGCCTCATTAAAGAGCTCACGCAGGCGTGCGCCATCGCGCGGCGCGGCAATGCGCATCCCCGGGACGATGCTCATCAACGCCATGTCCCACACTCCGTTGTGCGAAGGGCCATCAGAGCCCGTGACACCGGCGCGGTCGAGCACGATGGTGACGGGCAGCTTGAGCAGCGCGATGTCCATGACGACTTGGTCCACTGCACGGTTAAGGAAGGTGGAGTACACCGCCACTACCGGATGCATTCCGGCCAGCGCCAGACCGGAGGCGGAGGCCATGGCATGCTGTTCGGCGATGCCAACGTCGAAGAATCGCTCCGGGAATTCCTCCTGGAAGGGCGCAAGACCCGTCGGCCCCGCCATAGCAGCGGTAATAGCCACGATATCCTCGCGCGCATGACCGGCCTTGATGAGTTCCTCGGAAAAGGCCGCAGTCCATCCCGGCTGCGTTTGCCCCTTGGAGACACCGGTGACCGGGTCGATAGCTCCGGTGGAGTGCATCTGGTCCTTCGGCTCATTGACCGCCGGGGCAAAGCCATGCCCCTTCTCCGTGACGGTGTGCACGATGATGGGACCGTCATAGTCCCGGGCATAACTCAGTGCCCGGACCACCGCGTCGATATCGTGGCCATTAATGGGGCCAATGTATTTGATTCCCAACTCTGGGAACATCTCGGTAGGCAGAACGGTGGACTTTACGCCCTCCTTGACCGCGTGCAGAGCATCAAAGGTACGCTCGCCTACCCAACCCATCGACTTCAGGCGTTTCTTGCCCAACTCCATGAACTCGTCATAACCATGCTGTGCACGAATACGCCCGAGGTTCTCCGAAAGGCCGCCAATGGTCGGCGAATAGGAGCGGCCATTGTCGTTAACGACGATGACGACGTTGCGGTCTTTATCCGCAGAGATGTTGTTCAATGCCTCCCAGCACATGCCACCGGTGAGGGCACCATCACCGACGACTGCCACGGCATTGCGGTGCGATTCACCGCGAATCTTGAAAGCCTTGGAAAGGCCGTCCACCGTGGATAGCGCTGCAGAAGCGTGCGAGGATTCGGTCCAGTCATGTTCCGATTCCCCACGGTCCGTGTACCCGGATAAGCCGCCCTTCTGGCGCAAGGAATCAAACTGGTTGGCACGGCCGGTGAGCATCTTGTGCACATAAGACTGGTGCGAGGTATCGAAGACGACGGGGTCCCGCGGGGAGTCGAAGACGCGGTGGATCGCCACCGTGAGCTCCACAACGCCCAGGTTGGGCCCGAGGTGACCGCCCGTGGCGGACACCTTCTCAATCAAGCGCTGGCGGATATCCGCCGCGAGCTCAACCAGTTGCGTCTTGCTCAGGGCTTTGAGATCGCCTGGTGATTGAATGGAATCCAGAATGCCCATAGAGCTTGCCTTAAACCCCTTCATCGATCGTTTTCTTCTCTACCACCGTACCCGCTTATACGCGTGACACGTCAATCATTACCCCGGGATCTTCCGCCGCGGATGCATCCTGCCTTATGCCGCAGGAACCAGCAGTGCCAAGGTCTCAAAATGGTGTGTTCCCGGAAAGGCATTCACCATAGCTAGGCGCTCCATGCGGTAGCCGCGCTCGGACCATGCAGCGATATCACGCGCAAACGTAGCGGGGTCACAGCCAATGTGGAGGACGCGCTGCGGCGCCGCAGCGGCAATGGCGTCCACCACCTCAACACCCGCACCGGTACGCGGAGGATCCAAAATGACCGTTGTTGGCCGCGGCAGCTGGCTTGCGGCCTGCTCCACCTTAGCTGTCCGGAAGTGCACATCAATTCCTGAAAGGCCCGGCTGCGCTGCCGCAGCCGCCGGCGAGTAATCGACGGAATACACCGTGGCGTGCCCACCCTCAGGTGCAGTGACTTCAGCCAGCGCGGGAACGAATAGCCCTACTCCTCCGTAGAGATCCCACGCTACTGCTGTGACCTCGGATCCCTTCGTTGCTTCGTGTTCTTCGGCCTCACCTTCAGCCGCGAGCCACTGACGCGCAAGCCGTGTGTAGACATCAGGTGCGCCGATGTGTGCTTGCCAAAAGGCGGTGGGTGGGAAGTGAAACTCGTGGCCATCAGCGCGTTGAACTACGTCTTGCGTCGGCGCCTCGATGGTCTCCCGAATAGTCTCGATCCTCCGGCCGCGCGGCGCCTTCCGGGTTTCCACGACGTGGCGGTTACCGTCGTTGTCCATGACCGCAATGACCTCCGCGCCAGGGCTAAATGTGCGGGCTCCAGGACCGACCAGACCGCTGACAAGGCCCGGTACTAGCTGGCTGCACGCCACGTCCGTAACCAGTTCTGTGGATCCGCGCTTGCGCACACCAGCACGGCCTTGCTGGTCGACGCCCAACCGGACCCGCGTGCGCCACCCTCGCTGGGGCGCCACATCAATAGGCTCAATTTCTGGAATACTCTCAAGGCGTCCTACCCGGCGCAGCTGATCCCGCAAGACTGCGACCTTGATTCCCGGCTCCGCCGCTAGGTCTAGCTCAGCGAAGTCGCAGCACCCGGCACCACGCTGTGCCGCCGGGCAGGCAGATTCAACGCGGTCAGGGCTTGCCTTGAGCACAGCATCAATTTCGGCTTCCACGAAAGATTTCTTCACCTTGGTAGCCGTCACTACTACCTGGTCTCCGGGAAAAGCGCCGGGGACAAAACACACACGCCCGTCGGGTGCTGCGCCGATTCCGACACCGCCGTGCCCCATGCGCTCGATGGAGGTACCGAAAGACTGGCCTTTGGTGATGGCTGCGCTCTCAGCGTTCCGCTCAGTCTTAGTCATGAGTTTTCTCCATGTGTAATTCCGGAGCCCTGCGCTTCCTCAACAACAGCGTTGGCGCGACGCACCATCCAAACAGTCAAGATGGTGACGATACCGGTCAGCGGCCAGCCCATGAGGATGCGGACGATGCCGAGGGTTGTGGTCTCGTCGGCGTCGTACAGCGCGCGCTGCACTATGAACCGGGCGATGAAGACTGCGGCCCACCCCGCTGTTGCTAAGGCATAGGCCCGCCGTGCCTTCGGTACTGTGCGCCACCCCATGTCATCGCCGTTCAGGCCCTTCCAGACCACGCCCACGAGTGGCCAGCGCGCGATGATAGAGACCACCGCCACGATGAACAGCACGAGCGACATCCAGATTCCATAAAGGAAATAGCCCTTGGCATCCCCTGTAAACCAGGCAATAGCGGCGCAGATAGCTACGCCCAACAGGCCGGAAACAGCCGGCTGCAGGGTCTCTTTGCGGGCCAAACGCCACACGCTAATAGCCAATGCCACGCCGAGCGCCGCAGCCAGCGCTGGTCCCAGACCCCAGACGTTGTTGACTGGGATGAGAACCAGCACCGGTAGGGTCGCGGACACGAGCCCAGTCAGGCCTCCCATCTGTTCGAGCAACGATGGTTCCACCTCGGCATCCGGGACCACGGCCGTTGCCTGCGGTGACGTATCGGTACTCGGCCCCGCGGTATCTGCGGGGCTAGGGGCGGCGCCGCGCTCAGTGAAATCGTGCTCTTCAGGCGTAGGGGTGGTCACGTGTTTTAAGAATCCTTTTCGCTAGTGCCGGGGAGAGAAAACAACGTTTAAAGTTTTAGTTCTTCTCGTTGTCTTCGAGCTCCCGCAGCTGTTCGCGGGCTTGGGCCTCCGCGGCGTTCTCGACGCCTTCGGTAGCTGATGCGGCCTCCGGTGTTGCAGTGTTGTCGGCATCGGCAGCCTGCTGCTGGCGCTCCTTCAGGGCCTGCTGAACTTGCTCAGCCAGTTGCTGCGGCAGCATAACAGGAAGCGAACTTCCGGCCAGGATAGGCTCCTCACCACGGTAGATGAAGGTACGGGCGACGACTTCACGCCCCAGCTTTGCGAGCTCTTCTTCCTTGCCCGCCGGGGCGGCCAGGGTCAATCGGTACATCCACCGCGGCCCCTCCACGCCGATAATGCGGATCCCGCCTTTGTCGCTGGATCCAACAATTTCAGATCCCCAAGGCCCGTCCTCTGGGTGCGCGGCAAAACCATCGGCTTCCAAGCCTTGGACGATATCCTCCGCAGATTCCGCCCATTGCCCTGGCGTGCGCGGCGCGGCAAAGGCTACGGGGGTCATGCGGCCGTGCGGCGTAAGGATGTGGAGCATGCGCGGGCCGTCTTGGCCCATCTCCACCTGGACCTGCGAGCCCTTCGGCAGCGGGATGCGCATGGAACCCAGGTCCAGCAAACCAACCGAGAAGTCCTCAAAGTTGAACTCGGCAATATCAACGTTATCGCCGTCGTAGGGCCCCATTTCCCCGTTGATGGCATCATGTGCCACGGCCTTAATCCCGGTAACACCATGAGAATCATCGTTGGCTTCGCGGACTAGGCCAGCGCTGGATTCGGCAGGAGCCGTGGCAGCGGTATCGGCTACGGTCTCTGCTGCCTCCGGAGCAGCCTCGTCCTGACGGAGATCCGGGTTCTTCCCCGCGTCCTCGGTCTTATTCTCGTCCTTCTTCTTTTTGCCAAAGGGCCACATCGCCATAGTTTATGCCTCCCTTAATTCGTGTGTGTTGCTGGTCTATTCGAGTCAGTTGACGCCAGTGGAGCCGTAACCGCCTTCACCGCGAGCGGTCTCATCGAGTTCCTCAACCTCACGGAAACCGACCAACTCCACGCGTTGCACAAGGAGTTGGGCAATACGCATTCCCCGCTCAACCTCAAAGGTCTCTACTGGGTCGTGGTTAATAAGGCAGACTTTAATCTCACCGCGGTACTCCGCATCGATGGTGCCTGGCGTGTTGACCACGGAAATCCCATGCTTGGCTGCCAAGCCGGACCGAGGGTGAACCAAGCCGACCGTGCCCATCGGCAGGGCAAGGGCTATACCCGTGCCAACCAAAGCCCGCTGGCCGGGACGCAGAGTGACATCGTGCGCAGCATAGAGATCCGCGCCGGCATCGCCACGGTGGGCGCGCTGCGGCAGCGGAAGCTCCTTATCAAGGCGCTTTACCTGAATCTGACCAAAAGGACTTACCGGTTCTACGAGGGGATGTTGCTCATTCACGCGGCCCAGCCTACCTTGCTCCCACCGTGCCGCACCCACGGGCTGGGGCCTGGAGGCTATGTCTACTCGGCGCGTTGGGTTCTCCCCTCCCCAGACGACTAGACTCTGAGGCCATGTCTTCGAGTTCTTCGTCTGCTTCCCCCTCGGCGGCTGCCGAATCCCCCGTCATCCTTTACCGCGAGCGCCAGTGGGTGCCGTGGCACTGGTGGTTGATGGCGGCCGCCGTTGTGGTGATCTCTACAGCCACGGTCAGCCTCAACCGCGGAATCATGTGGGTCATCATCCCCGCTATTCTGCTCAGCGCCATCGCCGCGTGGGTCCTCTTAGCATGGTCCAACACGGTGGTGCAGGTGGAACAGGATACCGACGGCACGCGGTGGCTCACCGTGAAGGATGCGCAGCTGCCACATGATGTTGTCGCCCGAAGCACCGCGGTGCCGGCCACCGCGCGTCGCAATGCATTGGGCCCACAGCTCGATCCCGCTGCATTCCTTGTGACACATGGCTGGGTACCAGAACATGTGATGCTTGTCCTCGATGACCCAGAGGACCCAACACCTTATTGGCTCATTGGCTCAAAGAACCCCGACGAGCTACTTGCGGCCTTCGTGCCCGAACAGGCCGCTGCTGCCAAGGCTTAAACGCCGCGTGCAGAATCAGGAAGCTCGTTAGCTCATTGGTTCAACCAATTGGCCGACCAATGAGCTAAGCGCAGTCCATGCAGACGGGCTGCCCGTCTTCTTCGTGGTCCAGGCGCTTATTGGACTGCACCAAGTAGCACACGGAACAGGTGAACTCGTTTTCCTTGCGCGGCACGACAGTGACGTTGAGCTCCTCGCCCGTCAGGTCTACTGACGGCGGCTCAAAAGCCTCGACGATTTCGCCATCGTCATCCATGCCGTTGTTGTCATTTTCAGCCGCCTTCAGGCCCTCGAGGGAATCAGCCTCGAGCTCATCTTCAGCGCGGCGACGCGGTGCGTCATAATCGGTGGCCATAATGCTTGCCTCTGTGAGTCAGATAGATAGGTACGTGTATTTATCGACGGCATCCTAAGCCACACAGGCCCGCGTGTCACACTCGCCCCGCCATGGGGGCACCATGCGGCTCACCCTAATACCCCCTCCGCTCCTGCTTTCATGGTTCTAAGCTGTGCGTTTGCACCTTTCGTATCGTGGAAAATTTTTCTGGGTAAAGCTCCTCACACCCCACCCAATATGCATTGGGGCACGATGCATCGGACAGCGAAAATCGGAGTATTGTCCCCCACACCTTCGGCTTAAATGCTGAAGTATCACCACATCATCGGGCGGCTAAACATAGACTGTCGGTATGACCGTGCAAGAATCACAGCAGCAGGACACGAATCCGAGCCCCCAGCACCATGGCCATGCCTTCGGCATCGATGTTGGAGGCTCCGGTATCAAGGGTGCCGTAGTAGACCTCGCGACAGGAGAGTTCGTCGGCGACCGCCTCAAGATCGCCACACCACAGCCTGCCACCCCCGACGCCGTGGCCACGGTAATCGCGCAGATCGTCGCTGAGAAGAACTGGGACGGTCCTGTCGGAATCACCATGCCCGCGGTGGTTAAAGAACAGATTATTCGCAGCGCAGCGAATATTGATAAGTCATGGATCGGGGTCGATGCACAGGACTTGCTGAGCAAGTACCTCGCTGCTCCTTGTACTGTGCTTAACGACGCCGACGCAGCCGGCCTCGCCGAGGTGGCCTACGGCGATGACGTCGCGCGCTCCGGCCCCGTTATCTTCCTTACGCTAGGCACCGGCATCGGCTCTGCCTTCCTACTAGATGGCCAGCTCTTCC contains:
- a CDS encoding HRDC domain-containing protein, with the translated sequence MSELRQVPVDGTPKVLLSPRQFQAGAARLAAGTGPFAIDTERASSYRFDDRAFLVQIRREGAGTFLFAPEHHRDELRAALAPVLNGQEWVVHAAPSDLPSLAWLGLYPGMLFDTELAARFAGFAHPNLAAMVLELFDVELEKGYGDSDWSETPIPRKWRNYAALDVELLNELAVTLRDILAEQDKLDWAYEEFERIVEDHARITGPEPRSWRALKGVSSLRSREQLVVARELWQRRESIARSQDIAPNRVLPHRVLVDIARRVPRSPHEINQVKGFPRRRGGATLRWFDAVETALASPRQQWPKALRSPRPVPSKSAFNRDFPELWQLYTEIRSDFEALGEELGMSYELILKPSLVRAVVWAACGPEGGVAGEIAADADIPDFLRSQGAREWQVELSTPLLRRGLARIRSMPPRL
- the dxs gene encoding 1-deoxy-D-xylulose-5-phosphate synthase; amino-acid sequence: MGILDSIQSPGDLKALSKTQLVELAADIRQRLIEKVSATGGHLGPNLGVVELTVAIHRVFDSPRDPVVFDTSHQSYVHKMLTGRANQFDSLRQKGGLSGYTDRGESEHDWTESSHASAALSTVDGLSKAFKIRGESHRNAVAVVGDGALTGGMCWEALNNISADKDRNVVIVVNDNGRSYSPTIGGLSENLGRIRAQHGYDEFMELGKKRLKSMGWVGERTFDALHAVKEGVKSTVLPTEMFPELGIKYIGPINGHDIDAVVRALSYARDYDGPIIVHTVTEKGHGFAPAVNEPKDQMHSTGAIDPVTGVSKGQTQPGWTAAFSEELIKAGHAREDIVAITAAMAGPTGLAPFQEEFPERFFDVGIAEQHAMASASGLALAGMHPVVAVYSTFLNRAVDQVVMDIALLKLPVTIVLDRAGVTGSDGPSHNGVWDMALMSIVPGMRIAAPRDGARLRELFNEAIAIEDGPTVVRFPKGNLLDDRDELKRLDDGVDILSYSDAAAAVATDVLIVAIGAMSARSLGAAELLEAQGFNVTVVDPRWPVPVPQSIVALAADHDLVVTVEDGLLRGGVGSMVAEALDAADVDTPVHRLGVPGCFPKHASRGEILEEFGLTPEGITDSVNEWVAARS
- a CDS encoding class I SAM-dependent RNA methyltransferase, with amino-acid sequence MTKTERNAESAAITKGQSFGTSIERMGHGGVGIGAAPDGRVCFVPGAFPGDQVVVTATKVKKSFVEAEIDAVLKASPDRVESACPAAQRGAGCCDFAELDLAAEPGIKVAVLRDQLRRVGRLESIPEIEPIDVAPQRGWRTRVRLGVDQQGRAGVRKRGSTELVTDVACSQLVPGLVSGLVGPGARTFSPGAEVIAVMDNDGNRHVVETRKAPRGRRIETIRETIEAPTQDVVQRADGHEFHFPPTAFWQAHIGAPDVYTRLARQWLAAEGEAEEHEATKGSEVTAVAWDLYGGVGLFVPALAEVTAPEGGHATVYSVDYSPAAAAAQPGLSGIDVHFRTAKVEQAASQLPRPTTVILDPPRTGAGVEVVDAIAAAAPQRVLHIGCDPATFARDIAAWSERGYRMERLAMVNAFPGTHHFETLALLVPAA
- a CDS encoding DUF3159 domain-containing protein is translated as MTTPTPEEHDFTERGAAPSPADTAGPSTDTSPQATAVVPDAEVEPSLLEQMGGLTGLVSATLPVLVLIPVNNVWGLGPALAAALGVALAISVWRLARKETLQPAVSGLLGVAICAAIAWFTGDAKGYFLYGIWMSLVLFIVAVVSIIARWPLVGVVWKGLNGDDMGWRTVPKARRAYALATAGWAAVFIARFIVQRALYDADETTTLGIVRILMGWPLTGIVTILTVWMVRRANAVVEEAQGSGITHGENS
- a CDS encoding DUF3710 domain-containing protein gives rise to the protein MAMWPFGKKKKDENKTEDAGKNPDLRQDEAAPEAAETVADTAATAPAESSAGLVREANDDSHGVTGIKAVAHDAINGEMGPYDGDNVDIAEFNFEDFSVGLLDLGSMRIPLPKGSQVQVEMGQDGPRMLHILTPHGRMTPVAFAAPRTPGQWAESAEDIVQGLEADGFAAHPEDGPWGSEIVGSSDKGGIRIIGVEGPRWMYRLTLAAPAGKEEELAKLGREVVARTFIYRGEEPILAGSSLPVMLPQQLAEQVQQALKERQQQAADADNTATPEAASATEGVENAAEAQAREQLRELEDNEKN
- the dut gene encoding dUTP diphosphatase, with translation MNEQHPLVEPVSPFGQIQVKRLDKELPLPQRAHRGDAGADLYAAHDVTLRPGQRALVGTGIALALPMGTVGLVHPRSGLAAKHGISVVNTPGTIDAEYRGEIKVCLINHDPVETFEVERGMRIAQLLVQRVELVGFREVEELDETARGEGGYGSTGVN
- a CDS encoding DUF3093 domain-containing protein, whose amino-acid sequence is MSSSSSSASPSAAAESPVILYRERQWVPWHWWLMAAAVVVISTATVSLNRGIMWVIIPAILLSAIAAWVLLAWSNTVVQVEQDTDGTRWLTVKDAQLPHDVVARSTAVPATARRNALGPQLDPAAFLVTHGWVPEHVMLVLDDPEDPTPYWLIGSKNPDELLAAFVPEQAAAAKA
- a CDS encoding DUF4193 domain-containing protein, translating into MATDYDAPRRRAEDELEADSLEGLKAAENDNNGMDDDGEIVEAFEPPSVDLTGEELNVTVVPRKENEFTCSVCYLVQSNKRLDHEEDGQPVCMDCA
- the ppgK gene encoding polyphosphate--glucose phosphotransferase encodes the protein MTVQESQQQDTNPSPQHHGHAFGIDVGGSGIKGAVVDLATGEFVGDRLKIATPQPATPDAVATVIAQIVAEKNWDGPVGITMPAVVKEQIIRSAANIDKSWIGVDAQDLLSKYLAAPCTVLNDADAAGLAEVAYGDDVARSGPVIFLTLGTGIGSAFLLDGQLFPNTEIGHLIVGEKEAEHQASSAVKDREGLKTKQWAKRVNRVLHEYEALFNPSAFVIGGGISRKFDKWGEHLSIETPVVAAQLRNRAGIVGAAMAAKEGIRP